One stretch of Prinia subflava isolate CZ2003 ecotype Zambia chromosome 19, Cam_Psub_1.2, whole genome shotgun sequence DNA includes these proteins:
- the KLHL22 gene encoding kelch-like protein 22, translated as MAEDQELTQAHKAPLEPSVQQRSSNTYRSAEHSQALLSGLLSLRDSSILFDVVLVVEDKPIEAHRILLAASCDYFRGMFAGGLREMEQEEVHIHGISYNAMCKILNFIYTSELELSVNTVQETLAAACQLQIPEVIKFCCDFLMSWVDEENILDVYRLADHYDLRHLSEQLDSYILKNFTAFSRTQVYRQLPLQKVYSLLSSNRLEVNYEFEVYDGALFYHYSPEELETDQVSLMEPLKLLETVRFPLMEPQILQRLHDKLSPCPLKDTVADALMYHKNECLQPMLQSSQTQLRSEFKCVVGFGGMHSTPSIVLSDQAKYLNPLLGEWRHFTAALAPRMSNQGIAVLNNFVYLIGGDNNVSGFRAESRCWRYDPRHNRWFQIQSLQQEHADLSVCVVDNYIYAVAGRDYHEDLREVERYDPKTNTWEYVTPLKKEVYAHAGAALDGKMYITCGRRGEDYLKELQCYDPRTDRWDVLADGPVRRAWHGMAALLGQLYVIGGSNNDSGYRRDVHQVACYKPSTDQWTNVCPLPAGHGEPGIAVLDNRIYVLGGRSHNRGIRMDYVHIYDAERDCWEEGPQLEDDISGMAACVLTLPRAILMETEKWLSEWHADRMKHHLDFPSEVMSVSDWEEFDNSSED; from the exons AGGCACACAAAGCCCCCCTGGAGCCGTCCGTGCAGCAGCGCAGCAGCAACACTTACCGCAGTGCAGAGCACTCGCAGGCGCTGCTCAGCGGCCTGCTGTCTCTCCGGGACAGCAGCATCCTCTTCGATGTGGTTCTGGTAGTGGAGGACAAACCCATCGAGGCTCATCGCATCCTTCTGGCCGCGTCCTGCGACTACTTCAG AGGAATGTTTGCAGGAGGATTGAGAGAGATGGAACAAGAAGAAGTTCATATTCATGGCATCTCCTACAATGCAATGTGTAAAATCTTGAACTTCATTTACACTTCTGAGCTGGAACTCAGTGTGAACACTGTACAGGAAACCTTAGCTGCAGCCTGTCAACTTCAG ATTCCAGAAGTCATTAAGTTCTGTTGTGATTTCCTCATGTCCTGGGTAGATGAAGAGAACATCCTTGACGTGTACAGACTGGCTGACCACTATGACCTGAGGCATTTGAGTGAGCAGCTGGACTCGTACATTTTGAAGAACTTTACAGCTTTTTCAAGGACACAAGTGTACCGACAGCTACCCCTGCAGAAGGTCTACTCCCTTCTCAGCAGCAACCGTTTGGAGGTTAACTATGAGTTTGAAGTCTATGATGGAGCACTTTTTTATCACTATTCTCCAGAGGAACTGGAGACAGATCAGGTCTCCCTGATGGAGCCCCTTAAGCTACTTGAGACAGTTCGTTTTCCTCTGATGGAACCCCAGATCCTGCAAAGGCTTCATGACAAATTAAGTCCATGTCCTTTAAAAGATACAGTTGCAGATGCATTAATGTACCACAAGAATGAATGTCTTCAGCCAATGCTTCAGAGCTCCCAGACACAGCTGAGATCAGAGTTCAAGTGTGTGGTGGGATTTGGAGGGATGCATTCTACTCCATCCATTGTCCTCAGTGATCAAGCCAAGTACCTGAACCCCTTGTTGGGGGAGTGGAGGCACTTTACTGCTGCACTAGCCCCCAGAATGTCCAACCAAGGGATTGCTGTTCTCAATAATTTTGTATATTTAATTGGTGGAGACAACAATGTAAGTGGTTTTCGAGCAGAGTCAAGGTGTTGGAG GTATGACCCACGACACAACAGATGGTTCCAGATccagtccctgcagcaggagcacgCTGACCTCAGTGTTTGTGTCGTGGACAACTATATTTATGCCGTGGCAGGCCGAGATTACCATGAAGACCTGAGGGAAGTGGAGAGGTATGACCCTAAAACCAACACTTGGGAATATGTGACACCTCTGAAGAAGGAG GTGTACGCGCACGCGGGCGCGGCGCTGGACGGGAAGATGTACATCACgtgtgggaggagaggagaggattacctgaaggagctgcagtgctACGACCCCAGGACTGACCGCTGGGACGTGCTGGCCGATGGCCCGGTGCGACGGGCGTGGCACGGCATGGCCgcactgctgggacagctcTACGTCATCGGGGGGAGCAACAACGACTCTGGCTACAGGAGGGACGTTCACCAG GTTGCCTGCTACAAGCCAAGCACTGATCAGTGGACAAATGTCTGTCCACTTCCTGCAGGACACGGCGAGCCAGGCATCGCGGTCTTAGACAACAGGATCTACGTCTTGGGAGGCAGATCCCACAACAGGGGAATCCGCATGGACTACGTCCACATTTATGATGCAGAGAGAGACTGCTGGGAGGAGGGACCCCAGCTGGAGGATGACATTTCTGGGATGGCTGCCTGTGTCCTCACGTTGCCCAGGGCTATTTTAATGGAGACAGAGAAGTGGCTCTCAGAATGGCACGCAGACAGAATGAAGCATCATCTTGACTTTCCGTCAGAAGTTATGAGCGTATCAGACTGGGAGGAATTTGACAACTCGAGTGAAGAttag